The following proteins come from a genomic window of Meleagris gallopavo isolate NT-WF06-2002-E0010 breed Aviagen turkey brand Nicholas breeding stock chromosome Z, Turkey_5.1, whole genome shotgun sequence:
- the LOC104914760 gene encoding nucleolar protein 6, translated as MATQQSSAKAMLQPRLSGNGQKVVSTAGLDTCQWSISPIYLPFLDADCTEIKNKFVAARSHLPVMFIATPKDKWNSIWTQERPSAQILQRLLVLASESVRALEEQLMDPLSSQDVKVIPWGTT; from the exons ATGgccacacagcagagcagtgccaagGCCATGCTTCAGCCGAGGCTCAGTGGGAATGGGCAAAAGGTAGTTTCTACTGCTGGTCTTGACACCTGTCAGTGGAGCATCTCACCTATCTACCTGCCCTTTCTAGATGCTGACTGCACAGAGATCAAGAACAAGTTTGTGGCTGCTCGCTCTCACCTTCCTGTCATGTTCATTGCCACCCCCAAAGACAAATGGAACTCAATATGGACCCAGGAGCGACCATCAGCGCAG ATCCTGCAGCGCCTTCTTGTGTTGGCCTCAGAGTCTGTCCGGGCCCTTGAGGAGCAGCTCATGGACCCGCTCAGCAGCCAGGATGTGAAGGTAATCCCTTGGGGCACAACGTGA
- the LOC109363864 gene encoding interferon type B-like, producing MKIHQAAAEHKTSPTKAMPVNPQSPGMHSILLLLLLLPALTAAFSCNHLRHQDANFSWKSLQLLQKAAPPPPQNCPQQDVTYPFPETVLESKDKKQAAIITLHILQQLFNILSSPHTPAHWIDHAHHSLLNQMQHYIHHLEQCFVDQGTRSQKQGPRNSHLSINKYFRSIHNFLQRNNYSACSWDHVRLHARTCFQNVDTLIQQMKSQDPLTASSKHLNIQ from the coding sequence ATGAAGATTCACCAGGCTGCTGCCGAGCACAAGACAAGTCCCACCAAGGCTATGCCTGTAAACCCTCAGTCCCCAGGGATGCACAGCATCCTACTGCTCTTGCTCCTTCTGCCAGCTCTCACCGCTGCCTTCTCCTGTAACCATCTTCGCCACCAAGATGCCAACTTCTCTTGGAAGAgcctccagctccttcagaaagCGGCTCCACCTCCACCACAGAATTGTCCACAACAAGACGTGACTTATCCGTTCCCAGAAACCGTTCTGGAAAGCAAGGACAAGAAGCAAGCCGCCATCATCACCCTCCACATCCTCCAACAGCTCTTCAACATCCTTAGCAGCCCACACACTCCAGCACACTGGATTGACCACGCACACCACAGCCTCCTCAACCAGATGCAGCATTACATCCATCACCTCGAGCAATGCTTCGTAGACCAAGGTACGCGTTCCCAGAAGCAAGGACCTCGCAACTCTCACCTCAGCATCAACAAATACTTCAGATCCATTCACAACTTTCTCCAGCGCAACAACTACAGTGCTTGCTCCTGGGACCATGTTCGCCTCCATGCTCGTACCTGCTTCCAAAATGTGGACACACTCATACAACAGATGAAAAGTCAAGATCCTCTCACAGCCTCGTCCAAACATCTCAACATCCAGTGA